In the Cellulomonas sp. C5510 genome, CCGAGGCGTGGGAGGGCCCGCAGGAGGACGGCTCCCGGCGCGGGACCGTGGCGGTCGAGATCGCGGGGGCGCCGGTGCGGCTGACGGGCACCGTGGCGCTGGCGGGCGGTCCGGGCGCGTCGACGATCACGTACGAGGGCGAGCTGAAGGCGCACGTGCCGCTGTTCGGGGCGACCGTGGAGCAGGCCGCCGCGGGTGCCGTACGGGGCGCGCTCCAGGCGGAGGAGTCCGTCGCCCGGGCGTGGGTCGAGGGCACCTCGCAGGCGTAACGATTCCGTAACGCGGCAGCGCCGGTCGAGGCTCTGACCTGCACGGACGCACCCGTGGGACCGCTTCCACGCACGTTCGGCGGCATCGCGGCTTGACTTCGGTCGAGGGGTGCGGCGAGAGTGCGTCTCAGGTCGTGAGAGCGCTCCCGCAGTGCACCTTGGGAACGCTTCCACACCGGACGTCGACGAACGGCGTCCACCACGACGGCGACGTCGCCGTCCGACTGACGAGGGAGTCACAGTGCGCAGGAGCACGCGCAAGACCTGGGTGGCCGTGGCCGGAGCGACGGGCATCGCCCTGCTCGCGACGGCGTGCGGCGGCGGTTCGTCCGACGACAACGCCGGCGGCGAGGGTGGGGACGTCACGCTGACGATCTCGACCTTCAACCAGTTCGGGTACGAGGACCTGCTCGAGCAGTACCAGGACGAGCACCCGAACATCACGATCGAGCACAACAAGTTCGCGAAGTCGGACGACGCCAAGGAGCAGTTCCAGACGGCGCTCGGCGCCGGCTCGGGCCTGGCCGACGTCGTCGCGGCCGAGGTCGACTGGATGCCGCAGATCCTGCAGTACTCCGACCAGTTCTCGGACCTCAGCTCCGACTCGGTCGAGGGCCGCTGGAACGCGTGGACCACCGACCAGGCCACCGACTCCGAGGGCCGCCTGCTCGGCTACCCGACGGACATCGGCCCCGAGGCGATCGCCTACCGCGCCGACCTGTTCGAGGCCGCCGGCCTGCCGACGGACCGCGAGGAGGTCGCCGAGCTGTTCGGCGGCGAGAACGCGACCTGGGACGACTTCTTCGCGGTCGGCGACCAGTTCATGGCCGCCGGCACGGGCCCGAAGTTCTTCGACTCCGCCGACGCGCTCGCCCAGGGCATGATCAACCAGATCAAGGCCCCGTTCGAGGACCCGGAGACCGGTGAGATCACCGCGCTCGACAACCCCGAGATCCGCGACATGTACGACACGATCCTGTCGCACGAGGACCAGTCGGCCGGCCTCAAGCAGTGGGAGGAGGACTGGACGAACTCCTTCCAGAACAACGGCTTCGCGGTGGCGCTCGCCCCGGCGTGGTTCCTCGGCAACATCGAGGGCAACGCGTCCGGCGTCGAGGGCTGGGACATCGCCGACGTCTTCCCCGGCGGCGGCGGCAACTGGGGCGGTTCGTTCCTGACCGTCCCGGCGATGTCGGAGCACCAGGAGGAGGCCAAGGCCCTCGCCGACTGGCTGACCGCCCCCGAGCAGCAGCTCAAGGCGTTCGCCGTCAACGGGAACTTCCCGAGCCAGATCGAGGCCCAGCAGTCCGACGAGCTCCAGGGTATGACCCGCGAGTTCTTCAACGACGCGCCCACCGGCAAGATCTACACCAACCGTGCCGCGGCCATCTCCACCCAGCCGTTCAAGGGCGAGAACTACTTCACGATCCGCACCGGCCTGTCCGACGCCTTCAACCGCGTCGACGTCGACAAGTCGATGACCCCCGACGAGTCCTGGAAGGGCTTCGAGGAGGCGGTCGCCGCGATCGGCTGACCCCCACCGGACCGGACCGCCGGGGACTCCTCTCCCCGGCGGTCCGGTCCGCCCGGTGCGGGCACCGTCCGCCGCACCCGCACCGCCCGACCCGCCTCGTCCCGCACGAAGGATCTCCATGGCCACGCAGACGGCGCCCCCGAAGGGCGCGGCTCCGAGCACCGACGACCGCCCGCACCGCAAGATCGGCTTCCGCCAGACGCTGGGCCGGTGGGACGTGAAGGTCTCGCCCTACCTGTACATCTCGCCGTTCTTCCTGCTGTTCGCCGTCGTCGGCCTGTTCCCGCTGCTCTACACCGCGTGGGTCTCGTTGCACGACTGGAGCCTCATCGGTGGTCAGGGCGACTTCGTCGGGCTCGACAACTTCACGTTCGTGCTCGGGCAGGCGTTCTTCTGGAAGGCCCTGCGCAACACCATCAGCATCTTCCTGCTGTCCACCGTCCCGCAGATCATCGTGGCGCTGGTCATCGCGGCCATGCTCGACGCGAACCTGCGGTCCAAGACGTTCTGGCGCATGGGCGTCCTGCTGCCCTACGTCGTCGCCCCGGTCGCCGTCGGCCTGGTGTTCTCCAAGATGTTCGCCGACGGCTCCGGCATGATCAACACGATGCTCGGCTACGTCGGCATCGACCCGGTCGGCTGGCACAAGGACGCGTTCCCCGCGCACATCGCGATCGCGTCGATGGTCAACTTCCGCTGGACCGGCTACAACGCCCTCATCCTGCTGGCCGCGATGCAGGCCATCCCGCGCGACCTGTACGAGGCCGCCACGATCGACGGCGCGACCCGGGTGCGGCAGTTCTTCTCGATCACCCTGCCGATGGTCCGCCCCACGATGATCTTCGTGATCCTCACGTCGACCATCGGCGGCCTGCAGATCTTCGACGAGCCGCGCATGTACGACCAGACCGGGCTCGGCGGGTCGAACGGCCAGTGGAAGACGGTGACGCTGTACCTGTACGAGCTGGGCTGGAACAAGCAGCAGCTCGGACGAGCAGCCGCGGTCGCCTGGCTGCTGTTCCTCGTGATCATCGTGTTCGCCCTGGTGAACAACTGGCTGACACGGAAGATCTCGTCCGCCGACGACATGAGCCGGTCGGCGAAGGCCGCCCGCAAGCAGAGCCGCAAGAACGCGCGCACGCTCGAGCGGTCGATGAGGCGGACGTCCGGCTCCGCCGTCACCGCCGCCGCCCCGACCGAGGTGAACCCCCGATGAGCAGCCCCTCCATCCCCGTCATCGAGCAGACCGCCGGCAGGGCCGCGGCCCGCGCGGCCCGCCGCAACGCCGGCCGCAAGCGCGGCGGAGGCCACGGCGGCGGCGCGGACCGCCGGCCCGGGTGGCTGACGTACACGATCCTGTCCGTCTTCATCCTGGCCTCGGCCTACCCGCTGTACTTCACGTTCCTGCTGTCGTCCTCGACCACGGCGGAGGTCGCGCAGAACCCGGTCCCGTCGCTGATCCCCGGCGGCGAGTTCCTCACGAACCTGCAGCGCGTCTTCGACGCCGACATCGACCTGGTGCGGGCGACCGGCAACTCGCTGATCGTCGCGCTCGTGACCAGCGCCTCCGTGGTGTTCTTCTCGACGCTGGCCGGCTACTCGTTCGCGAAGCTGCGGTTCCGCGGCCGCGGTCCGCTGCTGGTGTTCGTCATCGCCACGATGGCCGTCCCCACGCAGCTCGGCGTCGTGCCGCTGTACATCGTCATGCGGGAGCTCGGGCTCACCGGCAACCTGCTGGCGGTCATCCTGCCGGCGCTGGTCACCGCGTTCGGCGTGTTCTGGATGACCCAGTACCTCGACTCCGCGCTCCCCTACGAGCTCATCGAGGCCGCCCGCGTCGACGGGGCGTCGATGTTCCGGACCTTCTGGTCGATCGCGCTGCCGGCCGCCCGGCCCGCCGCGTCGATGCTCGCGCTGTTCACCTTCATCACGTCGTGGACCAACTTCTTCTGGCCCTCGATCGTGCTGGGCACGCAGAACCCGACGCTGCCGGTGGCGCTGAAGCTGCTGCAGGCCGGGTTCTTCCAGGACATGCCGCTGATCATGGCGGGTGTCGTGCTGTCCATCATCCCGCTGCTGGTGCTGTTCCTCGTGGCGGGCCGCCAGCTCGTCGCCGGCATCATGGCCGGAGCCGTCAAGGGCTGACGCTACGCTTCCGCGCGGGGACCGGAACCGGTCCCCGCGCTGGGGGGCGCGCCCGTCCGCCGGTGCCCCGTGCGCCGGCCACCCCGTCGTCAAGGCAAGGGGGCGATCCACCGTGGTCGACCAGTCAGCCATCCCCGTCGCGACCCACCCGGCGCCCACGCTCGAGCAGGTCGCCGAACGCGCCGGCGTGTCCCGCTCCACCGCCTCGCGCGCCATCAACGGCGGCCTGCGGGTCTCGCCGGAGGCCATGGAGTCCGTCGCGGCGGCCGTCGCGGACCTCGGGTACACGCCGAACCGCGCGGCGCGCTCGCTCGTGACCCGCCGCACCGACTCCGTCGCCCTGGTGGTCCCGGAGCCCGACGAGCGCGTGCTGTCCGACCCGTTCTTCGCGGGCGTGCTCAACGGCGTCTCCTCGGCGCTCGCCGACTCCGACCTGCAGCTCCTGCTGCTCATCGCCCGGCCCGGCGACTCCGCGCGGACCATCCGCTACCTGCGAGCCGGGCACGTCGACGGAGCGATCGTCGTCTCCCACCACCGCGACGACTCGATCGACCGCGCGCTGCAGGACTCGCAGCTGCCGAACGTGTTCATCGGCCGGCCGCTGACCGAGCGACGCTCGGCGTTCGTCGACACCGACAACGTCCGCGGCGGCAGGATCGCCACGGAGCACCTGATCGCGCTCGGCCGCCGGCGCATCGGGACCATCACCGGCCCGGCCGACATGTCCGCCGGGCTCGACCGCCTCGCGGGCTGGCGCCAGGCGCTCGCCGCCGCGGGGCTGCCAGCGGACGCGATGGTCAGCGGCGACTTCACGATCGAGGGCGGTGCCGCCGGTGCACGCGAGCTGCTCGCCCGGTACCCCGACGTCGACGCCGTCTTCGTGGCGTCCGACCTCATGGCCGCGGGCGCGCTGCCCGTGCTGGCGGAGCTCGGGCGCGACGTGCCCGGCGACGTCGCGATCGTGGGCTACGACAACTCGGGGCTCGCCTCGACCACGAAGCCGAACCTGACGACGGTGGTGCAGCCGGTCATCGCGATGGCGCGCGCCGCGGGCGAGGAGCTGGTGGCGCAGCTGCACGGGCGCCCCGCACGCACGGAGCCGCTGATCTTCGCACCGGAGCTGGTGGTCCGCGGCTCGGCCTGACGCGGGCTCGGGGCCTCGAGCCGCGAGGGGGGGGGGGGGGGGGGGGGGGGGGGGGGGGGGGGGGGGGGGGGGGGGGGGGGGGGGGGGCGGGGCGCCCCCCCCCCGCCCCCCCCCCTCGTCCGTCGCCCTAGCGCGTCGGGTCGATGTGCCCGAACCGGTGCCGGGTCCGGCTCACCGCCTGCTCGCGCACGACCGTCATGAGCTCCCGGCGCCCGCTCGCGAGCACCGGGCCGTCGAGCACCGTGACCTCCCCGGTGCGGGCCACTGCCGCCTCGCGCAGCCCGGGCGCCGTGCCGACCACGCGCACCCGGCCGGTCACGGCCCCGGAGGCGACCCGGGCGGCGAACGCCTCGTCCGGCTCGTCCGCGGCGCGGCTGACCGTCGCCCCGACGCCCGCCGTGCGCGCGGCGGTGAGCACCCGGCGCACGTCGCGCTCGCGCGCGTCCGCCGCGACGCGGACGGTCAGGTGCGGCACGGGGCGGTAGCGCAGCGTGTTCTCCTCGGCGGCCAGGCCGGACGGGTCGTGGGACGCCCCGAACTCGGACGCCCACCAGCGGGCGTCGTCCTGCTGCGCCCACGCCACCCAGGCGTCGTCGTCCAGCGCGGCGACGTCCGGCGCGTCGGACCAGGTGCCCAGCTGCGCCACGTACGAGGGGCCACCGGCCTTCGCACCCGGGCCGACCACCGAGGCCTTCCAGCCGCCGAACGGCTGCCGCTGCACGACCGCGCCGGTGATGTGCCGGTTGACGTACGCGTTGCCGACCTCCACCCGGTCGAGCCAGTGCGCGATCTCGTCCTCGTCGAGCGAGTGCAGACCCCCGGTCAGCCCGAGCGCGACGGCGTTCTGCACCTCGACGGCCTCGTCGAGGGTGTCGACGCGGATGACGCCGAGCACCGGGCCGAAGCACTCCGTCAGGTGGAACCACGAGCCGGGCCGCACACCGTGCTTCACGCCGGGCGTCCAGAGCCGGCCCTCGTCGTCCAGCCGTCGGGGCTGCACGAGCCAGCCCTCGCCCTCGTCCAGCGTCGTGAGGGCGCGCAGCAGCTTGCCCGATGCCGGCTCGACGAGCGGACCCATGGTGGTGCCGAGGTCGTCGGCCCACCCGACGTGCAGCGACGCCACGGCGTCCGCGAGCTGCCGGCGCAGCCGGTCGGAGGTGCCCGCGGACCCGACGAGGATCGCCAGCGACGCCGCCGAGCACTTCTGGCCGGCGTGGCCGAAGGCGGACCGGACGAGGTCGGCCACCGCGAGGTCCACGTCGGCGGACGGTGTGATGACCAGGGCGTTCTTGCCGGACGTCTCGGCCAGCACGTCGAGGTCGGGTCGCCAGCCGGCGAACAGCCGGGCGGTCTCCAGCGACCCGGTCAGCACCACGCGGGCGACGTCCGGGTGGGTGACCAGGTGCCGGCCCACGTCCCCCTCCGGGGACAGCACCACCTGGAGCGCGGGCTCGGTGACCCCGGCGGCGTCGAGCGCGGTCTGCACGGCGGCCATCGCGACCCGCACGCAGCGCGGCGTCTGCGGGGCCGGCTTGACCAGCACGGGCGACCCGGCCGCGAGCGCGGCGAGCGTCGACCCGACGGGGATGGCCACCGGGAAGTTCCACGGCGGGGTGACGACGGTGACGCCGTCCGGGCGGAACACCGCCCCGGGGACGCGGCCGTCGGCGAGGTCCTCCGCCCGGTCGGCGTAGTACCGGGCGAAGTCGACGGCCTCGCTGACCTCGGGGTCGGCCTCCGCGACGGTCTTGCCGCCCTCGTGCACCATCGTGGCGACCAGGTCGCCTCGGGCGGCCTCGAGCGCGTCGGCCGCGCGGCGCAGCACGGCGGCGCGCTCGGCGGGCGGCCGCGCGGACCACGCCGGGGCGGCGGCCACGGCCCGGGCGACCACCGCGTCGACGTCCGCCGTCGTCGCGACCTCGACGGCCCCGGCGGGCGGCTCGACGTCGTGCGCGACGAGACGCGCCGCCCAGGCGCGGGAATCCGGGACGGCCGGGTCGGTGTCCGCGGCGTTGCGGAACTCCCCCGGGTCGGGGGCGGGGGCGTCCGCCGCGCGTGGGAGCCGCCGCGGCGTCACGTCGACCGTCGCCGCGCCCGCCACGGACGCGAGGAACGCGGCCTCCTGCGACGGCATCCCGTGCGCGGCACCGGAGGCGTCGCCCT is a window encoding:
- a CDS encoding DUF2505 domain-containing protein, coding for MHLQVTLSVPTDPRTAGTMLADPDYVRAKVRAGGAEDLHVDVTPGDAGAFTVTTRRALPTDLIPPNIRAFVGSTLEVRQAEAWEGPQEDGSRRGTVAVEIAGAPVRLTGTVALAGGPGASTITYEGELKAHVPLFGATVEQAAAGAVRGALQAEESVARAWVEGTSQA
- a CDS encoding ABC transporter substrate-binding protein, which gives rise to MRRSTRKTWVAVAGATGIALLATACGGGSSDDNAGGEGGDVTLTISTFNQFGYEDLLEQYQDEHPNITIEHNKFAKSDDAKEQFQTALGAGSGLADVVAAEVDWMPQILQYSDQFSDLSSDSVEGRWNAWTTDQATDSEGRLLGYPTDIGPEAIAYRADLFEAAGLPTDREEVAELFGGENATWDDFFAVGDQFMAAGTGPKFFDSADALAQGMINQIKAPFEDPETGEITALDNPEIRDMYDTILSHEDQSAGLKQWEEDWTNSFQNNGFAVALAPAWFLGNIEGNASGVEGWDIADVFPGGGGNWGGSFLTVPAMSEHQEEAKALADWLTAPEQQLKAFAVNGNFPSQIEAQQSDELQGMTREFFNDAPTGKIYTNRAAAISTQPFKGENYFTIRTGLSDAFNRVDVDKSMTPDESWKGFEEAVAAIG
- a CDS encoding carbohydrate ABC transporter permease; the protein is MATQTAPPKGAAPSTDDRPHRKIGFRQTLGRWDVKVSPYLYISPFFLLFAVVGLFPLLYTAWVSLHDWSLIGGQGDFVGLDNFTFVLGQAFFWKALRNTISIFLLSTVPQIIVALVIAAMLDANLRSKTFWRMGVLLPYVVAPVAVGLVFSKMFADGSGMINTMLGYVGIDPVGWHKDAFPAHIAIASMVNFRWTGYNALILLAAMQAIPRDLYEAATIDGATRVRQFFSITLPMVRPTMIFVILTSTIGGLQIFDEPRMYDQTGLGGSNGQWKTVTLYLYELGWNKQQLGRAAAVAWLLFLVIIVFALVNNWLTRKISSADDMSRSAKAARKQSRKNARTLERSMRRTSGSAVTAAAPTEVNPR
- a CDS encoding carbohydrate ABC transporter permease, producing MSSPSIPVIEQTAGRAAARAARRNAGRKRGGGHGGGADRRPGWLTYTILSVFILASAYPLYFTFLLSSSTTAEVAQNPVPSLIPGGEFLTNLQRVFDADIDLVRATGNSLIVALVTSASVVFFSTLAGYSFAKLRFRGRGPLLVFVIATMAVPTQLGVVPLYIVMRELGLTGNLLAVILPALVTAFGVFWMTQYLDSALPYELIEAARVDGASMFRTFWSIALPAARPAASMLALFTFITSWTNFFWPSIVLGTQNPTLPVALKLLQAGFFQDMPLIMAGVVLSIIPLLVLFLVAGRQLVAGIMAGAVKG
- a CDS encoding LacI family DNA-binding transcriptional regulator, with protein sequence MVDQSAIPVATHPAPTLEQVAERAGVSRSTASRAINGGLRVSPEAMESVAAAVADLGYTPNRAARSLVTRRTDSVALVVPEPDERVLSDPFFAGVLNGVSSALADSDLQLLLLIARPGDSARTIRYLRAGHVDGAIVVSHHRDDSIDRALQDSQLPNVFIGRPLTERRSAFVDTDNVRGGRIATEHLIALGRRRIGTITGPADMSAGLDRLAGWRQALAAAGLPADAMVSGDFTIEGGAAGARELLARYPDVDAVFVASDLMAAGALPVLAELGRDVPGDVAIVGYDNSGLASTTKPNLTTVVQPVIAMARAAGEELVAQLHGRPARTEPLIFAPELVVRGSA
- a CDS encoding bifunctional proline dehydrogenase/L-glutamate gamma-semialdehyde dehydrogenase, which translates into the protein MTTTQPSAPSQHPSPHPAPEPLASDGLTRAAVDLAHRWMAATAADETPAERRATGRLAALVADPVGLELAVRFVDRVARPQDVRVAAAELAALGDRAADAAGFLGWGDRALLGVGARLAPLLPAAVVPAARVRLRQLVGHLVADAGPGLGAHIAHARRDGFRLNLNLLGEAVLGEDEATRRLRRVTALVERPDVDYVSVKVSAVASQLSTWDTGGSVRRVVERLRPLYLTAAAHGTFLNLDMEEYRDLALTVRVFEALVSDPALRDHEAGIVLQAYLPDASAALEEVTAIARRRVEAGGARLKVRLVKGANLAMEQVEAELHGWAQAPYAGKPDVDAHYVRLVRTALDADRTGALRVGVASHNLFHVAYAHLLAGERGVSEALDVEMLQGMAPAQSRAVQRDVGQVLLYTPVVAQQDFDVAISYLVRRLEENAAHQNFLHALFAEGDASGAAHGMPSQEAAFLASVAGAATVDVTPRRLPRAADAPAPDPGEFRNAADTDPAVPDSRAWAARLVAHDVEPPAGAVEVATTADVDAVVARAVAAAPAWSARPPAERAAVLRRAADALEAARGDLVATMVHEGGKTVAEADPEVSEAVDFARYYADRAEDLADGRVPGAVFRPDGVTVVTPPWNFPVAIPVGSTLAALAAGSPVLVKPAPQTPRCVRVAMAAVQTALDAAGVTEPALQVVLSPEGDVGRHLVTHPDVARVVLTGSLETARLFAGWRPDLDVLAETSGKNALVITPSADVDLAVADLVRSAFGHAGQKCSAASLAILVGSAGTSDRLRRQLADAVASLHVGWADDLGTTMGPLVEPASGKLLRALTTLDEGEGWLVQPRRLDDEGRLWTPGVKHGVRPGSWFHLTECFGPVLGVIRVDTLDEAVEVQNAVALGLTGGLHSLDEDEIAHWLDRVEVGNAYVNRHITGAVVQRQPFGGWKASVVGPGAKAGGPSYVAQLGTWSDAPDVAALDDDAWVAWAQQDDARWWASEFGASHDPSGLAAEENTLRYRPVPHLTVRVAADARERDVRRVLTAARTAGVGATVSRAADEPDEAFAARVASGAVTGRVRVVGTAPGLREAAVARTGEVTVLDGPVLASGRRELMTVVREQAVSRTRHRFGHIDPTR